One window of Mesorhizobium sp. PAMC28654 genomic DNA carries:
- a CDS encoding PLP-dependent aminotransferase family protein: MDKIQTNMPDWSTLIPVLPGEGPRSRELYAALRRLIETGALAAGAKLPTTRDLAQRFGLSRSAAVACFEMLISEGFATARVGAGTFVAADVPHLPVTLKRERADDIDVSTSLPCGLGVAVSDPRTINLFRILLSRHLARPGPEHFRYGDPRGGLGLRTAIAAYLRTARGVRCDAGQIVLTSGTQQGLDLLARAAIRPDDAVWIENPCHPMAHAVLAGTGARVVGVPVDAEGLDPDIGEQLCPRARAAYVTPSHQYPLGVTMTMRRRLALLDWAGRNDAWIFEDDYDSEFRYGGPPLTSLQGMDGAGRVAYFGTFSKILFPGLRIGYVVVPEPLLDAVMAVRARSDRFPSTLAEGALTDLLNEGHFAAHLRRVRRRVQAARDVLVAGLDAHCADYLDVIVPEQGLHLVATLKGDGPDTGLAEAAIAAGVGARALSSMFVDGPTRQGVVLGFSGFSDEELRAATVKLGKVSRWRRPVVQAVPAAISTGSGMSR; encoded by the coding sequence ATGGACAAAATTCAAACCAATATGCCGGACTGGTCGACGCTGATCCCCGTCCTGCCGGGCGAAGGCCCGCGCAGCCGGGAGCTCTACGCGGCGCTGCGGCGGCTGATCGAAACCGGCGCGCTGGCCGCCGGCGCCAAGCTGCCGACGACGCGCGACCTCGCCCAGCGTTTCGGTCTGTCGCGCTCGGCGGCGGTTGCCTGTTTCGAAATGCTGATCTCCGAAGGATTTGCCACAGCCAGGGTCGGCGCCGGCACCTTCGTCGCGGCCGACGTACCGCACCTGCCGGTGACGCTGAAGCGGGAGCGCGCTGACGATATCGACGTATCGACGTCCCTGCCCTGCGGCCTCGGCGTTGCCGTGTCGGACCCGCGCACGATCAACCTGTTCCGCATTCTCCTGTCGCGCCATCTCGCCCGCCCAGGTCCCGAGCATTTCCGTTATGGCGACCCGCGCGGCGGACTCGGCCTGCGCACCGCCATCGCCGCCTATCTCAGGACCGCGCGCGGCGTGCGCTGCGATGCCGGCCAGATCGTGCTGACCTCCGGCACGCAGCAGGGGCTGGACCTGCTGGCGCGCGCCGCCATCCGCCCCGACGACGCTGTCTGGATTGAAAACCCCTGCCATCCGATGGCGCATGCCGTGCTGGCCGGAACCGGCGCCAGGGTCGTCGGCGTGCCCGTGGATGCCGAGGGCCTCGATCCGGACATCGGCGAGCAACTATGTCCTCGAGCGCGTGCGGCCTATGTCACGCCCTCGCATCAATATCCGCTCGGCGTGACCATGACGATGCGCCGTCGCCTGGCCCTGCTCGATTGGGCTGGGCGCAACGATGCCTGGATATTCGAGGATGATTACGACAGCGAGTTCCGCTATGGTGGCCCGCCCCTCACCTCGCTGCAGGGTATGGATGGCGCGGGCCGCGTCGCCTATTTCGGCACGTTCTCAAAGATCCTCTTCCCCGGCCTGCGCATCGGCTATGTCGTGGTGCCCGAACCGCTGCTCGATGCGGTCATGGCGGTCAGGGCGCGCTCCGACCGCTTCCCCTCGACACTGGCCGAAGGGGCGCTCACCGATCTCCTCAACGAAGGCCACTTCGCCGCGCATCTGCGCCGCGTGCGCCGCCGGGTGCAGGCCGCGCGCGACGTGCTGGTCGCCGGGCTCGATGCGCATTGCGCTGACTATCTCGACGTGATCGTGCCCGAGCAAGGGCTGCATCTGGTGGCGACACTGAAGGGGGACGGACCGGACACCGGCCTTGCCGAAGCCGCGATTGCGGCAGGCGTCGGCGCCCGCGCCCTGTCGTCGATGTTCGTCGACGGTCCCACGCGACAGGGCGTGGTGCTCGGCTTCTCCGGATTTTCGGACGAGGAGTTGCGCGCCGCGACGGTCAAGCTCGGCAAGGTGTCGCGCTGGCGGCGACCGGTCGTTCAAGCCGTGCCAGCCGCGATCTCGACCGGGTCGGGCATGTCGAGGTGA
- a CDS encoding pyridoxamine 5'-phosphate oxidase family protein, producing the protein MNDNPTTASFPTSKRNRVKRRHDRGSYDHASVFAVLDAGLLCHVAYTFDGQPYCTPTIHWREDDMLYWHGSSASRMLRHLRSGTPACLTVSHLDGLVLARSGFNHSANYRSAMCFGTARIIDEPEEKLKALAGVVDRFYPGRAATLRPISAQEAKATTVIGMRIDEASAKVRAKGVADDEEDYEHPVWAGVIPVSMVLGAVEPCPRLMPGMARPDYLSGYAEGARLDRALTEAQLAYEGED; encoded by the coding sequence GTGAACGACAACCCGACGACAGCCAGCTTTCCGACCAGCAAGCGCAACCGGGTGAAGCGCCGGCATGACCGTGGCAGCTACGACCATGCGTCGGTGTTCGCGGTGCTCGATGCCGGGTTGCTATGCCATGTCGCCTATACGTTCGACGGCCAGCCCTACTGCACGCCGACCATCCATTGGCGCGAGGACGACATGCTGTACTGGCACGGCTCGTCGGCCAGCCGCATGCTGCGCCATCTACGCTCGGGCACGCCGGCCTGCCTGACCGTGTCGCATCTCGACGGGCTGGTGCTGGCGCGCTCTGGTTTCAACCATTCCGCCAACTACCGTTCCGCCATGTGTTTTGGCACGGCACGGATCATCGACGAGCCGGAGGAGAAGCTGAAGGCATTGGCCGGGGTGGTCGACCGCTTCTACCCTGGCCGTGCCGCGACCTTGCGGCCGATCTCGGCGCAGGAAGCCAAGGCAACAACGGTGATCGGCATGCGTATCGATGAAGCCTCGGCCAAGGTGCGCGCCAAGGGCGTCGCCGACGACGAGGAGGATTACGAGCACCCGGTCTGGGCGGGCGTCATCCCGGTCAGCATGGTGCTGGGTGCCGTAGAACCATGCCCGCGCCTGATGCCCGGTATGGCGCGGCCGGACTATCTGTCCGGCTATGCCGAGGGCGCCCGGCTCGATCGGGCACTGACGGAAGCGCAGTTGGCCTATGAGGGCGAGGACTGA
- a CDS encoding SAM-dependent methyltransferase, with amino-acid sequence MNILLRHVLTSLVRQGSLLVTGPNGVTDRFGDGTGAPAHIHIKTAMAERAITIDPMLALPEAYMSGEVDLPGGGVLGLMRIVFQNIGDAAGIDTAWTRALDRVRHTFRRFQQINTTQRARRNVEVHYDLSVDLYRLFLDEDLQYSCAYFPRLEMTLDEAQSAKKRHIAAKLRLQPDLRLLDIGCGWGGLGLYLADTFKVDVLGVTLSGEQHAVATERALSEGLAGRVRFEIMDYREVGERFDRIVSVGMFEHVGVNHYKTFFNTCAKLLNRDGVMLLHTVGRSGPPSVTSAFVRKHIFPGGYVPALSEVLPAIEKAGLVVTDVEILRLHYAETLKHWGERFAANRDKARAIYDERFCRMWEFYLAASEASFRWQDLVVFQIQIARKNDALPMTRDYIADSEKLLGLHEMAHSGQAEAPHYRAR; translated from the coding sequence ATGAACATCCTGTTGCGTCATGTCCTTACAAGCCTGGTTCGGCAAGGCAGCCTGCTGGTGACCGGCCCTAACGGCGTGACCGACCGGTTCGGCGACGGCACCGGCGCGCCGGCGCATATCCACATCAAGACCGCCATGGCCGAGCGCGCCATCACCATCGACCCGATGCTTGCCTTGCCGGAAGCCTATATGAGCGGCGAGGTCGACCTACCCGGGGGCGGGGTTCTCGGCCTGATGCGCATCGTCTTCCAGAATATCGGCGATGCCGCCGGCATCGATACGGCCTGGACGCGGGCGCTGGACCGGGTGCGCCACACGTTCCGGCGTTTCCAGCAGATCAACACGACGCAGCGCGCGCGGCGCAATGTCGAAGTGCACTACGATCTGTCGGTCGATCTCTACCGGCTCTTCCTCGATGAGGACCTGCAGTATTCATGCGCCTATTTCCCAAGGCTGGAGATGACGCTCGACGAGGCGCAGTCGGCGAAGAAGCGCCACATCGCCGCCAAGCTGCGGCTGCAGCCTGATCTTAGGCTGCTCGACATTGGCTGCGGCTGGGGCGGGCTGGGCCTTTATCTTGCTGACACCTTCAAGGTCGATGTGCTGGGGGTGACGCTGTCGGGAGAGCAGCACGCGGTGGCGACCGAACGGGCGCTTTCGGAGGGGCTTGCGGGCCGGGTCCGCTTCGAGATCATGGACTACCGCGAAGTTGGCGAACGCTTCGACCGCATCGTCTCGGTCGGCATGTTCGAGCATGTCGGCGTCAACCACTACAAGACCTTCTTCAACACATGCGCGAAGCTGCTGAACCGCGACGGGGTGATGCTGCTGCACACGGTCGGCCGCTCCGGCCCGCCTTCGGTGACCAGCGCCTTCGTGCGCAAGCACATTTTTCCGGGCGGCTATGTGCCGGCGCTGTCGGAAGTGCTGCCGGCCATCGAAAAAGCTGGGCTGGTCGTCACTGACGTGGAAATCCTGCGCCTGCACTATGCCGAGACGCTGAAGCACTGGGGCGAGCGCTTCGCCGCCAACCGCGACAAGGCCAGGGCCATCTATGACGAGCGTTTCTGCCGCATGTGGGAGTTCTATCTGGCGGCGTCCGAGGCCTCGTTTCGCTGGCAGGATCTGGTGGTGTTCCAGATCCAGATCGCCAGAAAGAACGATGCGCTGCCGATGACACGTGACTATATCGCGGACAGCGAGAAGCTGCTGGGGTTGCACGAGATGGCGCATTCGGGGCAGGCTGAGGCCCCGCACTACCGCGCCAGGTAG
- a CDS encoding GNAT family N-acetyltransferase, producing MSDIEFRRAQAHDLPAIVALLADDALGAGREDASTPLAPSYLDAFHAIEADPNQLLVVAVDGPEVIGTLQLTFIPGLSRKGALRGQIEAVRIASHRRSGGIGGKMFEWAIEKCRSRGCSHVQLTTDKGRTEAHAFYERLGFTASHLGYKMAL from the coding sequence ATGAGCGATATAGAATTCCGCCGGGCGCAAGCCCACGACCTTCCGGCCATCGTCGCGCTGCTTGCCGACGATGCGCTGGGCGCGGGCCGCGAAGATGCGTCCACGCCGCTGGCGCCATCCTATCTCGATGCCTTCCATGCGATTGAAGCCGATCCCAATCAGCTGCTGGTCGTCGCCGTCGACGGCCCCGAGGTCATCGGCACCTTGCAACTGACCTTCATTCCCGGCCTGTCGAGGAAGGGCGCCTTACGTGGCCAGATCGAGGCCGTTCGCATCGCCAGCCACCGGCGTTCGGGCGGGATCGGCGGGAAGATGTTCGAATGGGCGATCGAGAAATGCCGTTCGCGTGGCTGCAGCCATGTTCAGCTGACCACCGATAAGGGGCGGACCGAGGCACATGCCTTCTACGAGCGACTTGGCTTCACCGCCAGCCATCTCGGTTACAAGATGGCGCTTTAA
- a CDS encoding CsbD family protein translates to MGSTSDKAAGLANQAAGSVKQGVGKAVGNDKLQAEGAAQEAKGKVQKAVGDVKSATKDAANKAAAAVNKNL, encoded by the coding sequence ATGGGAAGCACGAGCGACAAGGCCGCGGGCCTCGCCAACCAGGCCGCCGGCAGCGTCAAGCAGGGCGTTGGCAAGGCAGTCGGCAACGACAAGCTTCAGGCCGAAGGCGCGGCCCAGGAAGCCAAGGGCAAGGTACAGAAAGCCGTTGGCGATGTGAAGTCCGCGACCAAGGACGCCGCGAACAAGGCAGCCGCCGCCGTCAACAAGAACCTCTGA
- a CDS encoding sensor histidine kinase, with translation MTSDTEKANAVEQLLDTPDLASALESEQFKKFLDQVPIAIAVSDLGGKERVVYANPEFEKLSGLTAAALAWENWAALSGTGLHQQNDRTLAEAVVEDADFVGTFRLARGEATPAIVDVYSNVIEDDNGKVCFRLVALVDVSAHGEREDTRTVEERIREKDTLLRELQHRVKNNLQMITALIRLETRNATEPDEKRFERLAGRVDALAILYQTLSSDEQRDEVDLGVYLSQIASAVMNSHAVEGIRLDMKVDTYPVSLNVAMPTGLVVNELLTNSLKHAFRGRDGGTITLHSIVDGDGCRIVVADDGIGLPEGETWPKPGKLGALIARSLTENAKAQFDVHSSASEGTKVTIVFRRSVAVAA, from the coding sequence ATGACATCCGATACCGAGAAGGCCAATGCGGTCGAGCAGTTGCTCGACACGCCCGACCTTGCCAGCGCGCTGGAAAGCGAGCAGTTCAAGAAATTCCTCGACCAAGTGCCGATCGCCATCGCGGTTTCGGACCTTGGAGGCAAGGAGCGTGTGGTCTATGCAAATCCTGAATTCGAGAAACTGTCGGGCCTGACGGCGGCCGCGCTCGCCTGGGAAAACTGGGCCGCGCTATCGGGAACCGGCCTGCACCAGCAGAACGACCGGACGCTGGCCGAGGCAGTGGTCGAGGACGCCGATTTCGTCGGCACGTTCCGGCTGGCACGCGGCGAGGCCACGCCGGCGATCGTCGACGTCTATTCCAATGTCATCGAGGACGACAATGGCAAGGTCTGCTTCCGGCTGGTGGCGCTGGTCGATGTCTCCGCCCATGGCGAGAGGGAGGATACACGCACCGTCGAGGAACGCATCCGCGAGAAGGACACCCTGCTGCGCGAGTTGCAGCATCGGGTGAAGAACAATCTGCAGATGATCACCGCGCTGATCCGCCTGGAAACCCGTAACGCGACCGAGCCGGATGAGAAGCGGTTCGAGCGGCTCGCCGGCCGCGTCGACGCTCTGGCGATCCTCTACCAGACGCTGTCGAGCGACGAGCAGAGGGACGAGGTCGATCTCGGTGTCTATCTCAGCCAGATCGCTTCGGCGGTGATGAACTCGCATGCCGTGGAGGGCATCCGCCTCGACATGAAGGTTGACACCTATCCGGTGTCGCTCAACGTCGCCATGCCGACCGGGCTGGTGGTGAACGAGCTGCTGACCAATTCGTTGAAACATGCGTTTCGCGGCCGCGACGGCGGCACGATCACACTGCACAGCATCGTCGACGGCGATGGCTGCCGGATCGTGGTCGCCGACGACGGCATCGGCCTGCCGGAGGGCGAGACGTGGCCCAAGCCCGGCAAGCTCGGCGCGCTCATCGCACGCTCGCTGACCGAGAACGCCAAGGCGCAATTCGACGTCCATTCGAGCGCCAGTGAAGGCACGAAGGTCACCATCGTGTTCCGGCGCTCGGTCGCCGTGGCGGCCTGA